One Cellulomonas taurus genomic region harbors:
- a CDS encoding UDP-N-acetylmuramate dehydrogenase produces the protein MTVSTRSAALADLTTLRVGGPVRELVETDTEQEFIDAIRAADADGTPLLVIGGGSNLLVDDAGFDGIVVRDTRQGFTVPDHSACAGITMTVPAGTRWDDVVEHCAGVRLKGIEALSGIPGSTGATPVQNVGAYGQEVSETIATVRVWDRERSRVRTLPLFDLKFGYRTSLLKQSMLAGPDDPAAPWYPTPRYVVLDVTFQLRVAQLSEPIRYAELARTLGIAVGERAPLPEVRAAVLGLRTGKGMVLDADDPDTHSAGSFFTNPVLTEAEAAALPDDAPRFPAGDGLIKTSAAWLIEHAGFGKGYGMPGPAALSTKHTLALTNRGGATSGDLLTLARTIREGVTERFGITLVPEPVLVGTAL, from the coding sequence ATGACCGTCAGCACCCGCAGCGCCGCCCTCGCCGATCTGACCACCCTGCGGGTGGGCGGCCCGGTGCGGGAACTGGTCGAGACCGACACCGAGCAGGAGTTCATCGACGCGATCCGGGCGGCGGATGCCGACGGCACCCCGCTGCTGGTGATCGGCGGCGGATCGAACCTGCTGGTGGACGACGCGGGCTTCGACGGCATCGTGGTGCGGGACACCCGGCAGGGCTTCACCGTGCCGGACCACTCGGCCTGCGCCGGGATCACGATGACCGTCCCGGCCGGGACCCGGTGGGACGACGTGGTCGAGCACTGCGCCGGGGTGCGGCTCAAGGGCATCGAGGCGCTGTCCGGCATCCCGGGTTCCACCGGGGCGACCCCGGTGCAGAACGTCGGCGCCTACGGCCAAGAGGTCTCCGAGACGATCGCGACCGTCCGAGTGTGGGACCGGGAGCGCTCGCGGGTGCGGACCCTGCCGCTGTTCGACCTGAAGTTCGGCTACCGGACGTCCCTGCTGAAGCAGTCGATGCTGGCCGGACCGGACGACCCCGCGGCGCCCTGGTACCCCACCCCGCGCTACGTGGTGCTGGACGTGACCTTCCAGCTCCGGGTGGCGCAGCTGTCCGAGCCGATCCGGTACGCCGAACTCGCCCGCACCCTGGGCATCGCGGTCGGGGAGCGGGCGCCGCTGCCGGAGGTGCGGGCGGCGGTGCTCGGGCTGCGTACGGGCAAGGGGATGGTGCTGGACGCCGACGACCCGGACACCCACTCGGCCGGGTCCTTCTTCACCAACCCGGTGCTGACCGAGGCGGAGGCGGCCGCCCTGCCCGATGACGCGCCGCGGTTCCCCGCCGGTGACGGGCTGATCAAGACCAGCGCCGCCTGGCTGATCGAGCACGCCGGCTTCGGCAAGGGCTACGGGATGCCTGGGCCCGCCGCACTGTCCACCAAGCACACCCTGGCGCTGACCAACCGGGGCGGGGCGACGTCGGGCGACCTGCTCACCCTGGCCCGGACGATCCGCGAGGGCGTGACGGAGCGGTTCGGGATCACCCTGGTGCCGGAACCGGTGCTGGTCGGCACCGCGCTCTGA
- a CDS encoding sensor histidine kinase, translating to MSQTPERLTFWRHTLPGWDAGCYALLALSAASMGFGGSSATERATAIGLLLVLLIGYLTLARPGARRGDQRLIGAYLVLLVIVVSLCTAVNSLGSILLFLGFAQVWYFSTGLLGGTIGSIVLTVSVALANVWRAEPHGMEIAQLAGQYLVGFGFSVALGFWLTRMAEENEVLALLITELEQTRAASARAQHEAGVLAERERVAQQVHDTLAQGFTSIVLLAQAGRSGDEAQARSTAVDLERVARAGLAESRALVAAFGSPALDDGGLSDALDRLLGRFRAETGIEVTVDFPATPVSRDTEVVLLRGVQEALVAARSGGPTHLRLLADGTLAV from the coding sequence GTGAGCCAGACCCCGGAGCGGTTGACCTTCTGGCGGCACACCCTGCCCGGCTGGGACGCCGGCTGCTACGCCCTGCTCGCCCTGAGCGCGGCGTCCATGGGCTTCGGCGGCAGCTCCGCGACCGAGCGGGCGACGGCGATCGGGCTGCTGCTCGTGCTGCTGATCGGCTACCTGACCCTGGCGCGACCGGGGGCACGCCGGGGCGACCAGCGGCTGATCGGCGCCTACCTGGTGCTGCTGGTGATCGTGGTGTCGCTGTGCACCGCGGTGAACTCGCTCGGGTCGATCCTGCTGTTCCTCGGCTTCGCCCAGGTCTGGTACTTCTCCACCGGACTGCTCGGCGGCACGATCGGGTCCATCGTGCTCACGGTCAGCGTGGCGCTGGCGAACGTCTGGCGGGCCGAGCCGCACGGGATGGAGATCGCCCAGCTCGCCGGGCAGTACCTGGTCGGCTTCGGGTTCTCGGTCGCGCTCGGCTTCTGGCTCACCCGGATGGCGGAGGAGAACGAGGTGCTCGCCCTGCTGATCACGGAGCTGGAGCAGACCCGGGCCGCCTCGGCCCGCGCCCAGCACGAGGCCGGGGTGCTGGCGGAACGGGAGCGGGTGGCCCAGCAGGTGCACGACACGCTCGCCCAGGGGTTCACCAGCATCGTGCTGCTCGCCCAGGCCGGTCGTTCCGGGGACGAGGCGCAGGCCCGCAGCACGGCGGTCGACCTCGAACGGGTCGCCCGCGCGGGGCTGGCCGAGTCCCGGGCCCTGGTCGCCGCCTTCGGCAGCCCGGCGCTGGACGACGGTGGGCTGTCCGACGCCCTGGACCGGCTGTTGGGGCGGTTCCGCGCGGAGACCGGGATCGAGGTCACGGTGGACTTCCCCGCCACGCCGGTCAGCCGGGACACCGAGGTCGTGCTGCTGCGCGGGGTGCAGGAGGCGCTCGTGGCCGCCCGATCCGGTGGGCCGACCCACCTGCGCCTGCTCGCCGATGGGACACTGGCCGTCTGA
- a CDS encoding YajQ family cyclic di-GMP-binding protein, translating into MASDSSFDVVSKVDRQEVDNALNQAAKEIAQRYDFKDVGASIAWSGDSIVMAANSEERVLAVLDVFQTKLIKRGVSLKAIDTGDGEPKSFGKEYRLTGSLKEGLSSENAKKVAKKIRDEGPKGVKTVIQGEEVRVSSKSRDELQTVIALLKGADDIDAALQFVNYR; encoded by the coding sequence ATGGCCAGCGACTCGTCGTTCGACGTCGTCAGCAAGGTGGATCGTCAGGAGGTCGACAACGCGTTGAACCAGGCGGCCAAGGAGATCGCCCAGCGCTACGACTTCAAGGACGTGGGCGCCTCGATCGCCTGGAGCGGCGACAGCATCGTGATGGCGGCCAACTCCGAGGAGCGGGTGCTCGCGGTGCTGGACGTGTTCCAGACCAAGCTCATCAAGCGCGGCGTCTCCCTGAAGGCGATCGACACCGGCGACGGCGAGCCGAAGTCCTTCGGCAAGGAGTACCGCCTCACCGGGTCCCTCAAGGAGGGCTTGTCCTCGGAGAACGCCAAGAAGGTCGCCAAGAAGATCCGCGACGAGGGACCCAAGGGCGTCAAGACCGTGATCCAGGGCGAGGAGGTCCGGGTGTCCTCCAAGAGCCGTGACGAGCTCCAGACGGTGATCGCGCTGCTCAAGGGGGCCGACGACATCGACGCGGCGCTGCAGTTCGTGAACTACCGCTGA
- a CDS encoding transporter substrate-binding domain-containing protein, translating into MRTTTRILALAAASALALAACAPVDDDGSDGASPAASDGALDTLTDGVLTIGTSDPAYEPWIVDNDPSNGKGYESAVAYAVAEQLGYDADQVEWVNVTFDQIIAPGAKSFDIAINQVSISPERAENLDFSSSYYDTAQAVVTVEGSPAADAASLADLKDVKLGAMVGTTSLQVAQDAIDPNTDIQVFNDNDQVKQALTSGLVDAIVVDLPTALYITAAELDGGVLVGQLPAGDDPDQFGIVLDKDSSLTQPVTDAVDALREDGTLDDLQAEWLTDAAGAPVLK; encoded by the coding sequence GTGCGCACCACCACCCGCATTCTGGCCCTGGCCGCTGCGAGCGCCCTGGCGCTGGCGGCGTGTGCGCCGGTCGACGACGACGGCAGCGACGGCGCGAGCCCCGCGGCCTCCGACGGCGCGCTGGACACCCTGACCGACGGCGTGCTGACCATCGGCACCTCCGACCCCGCCTACGAGCCGTGGATCGTGGACAACGACCCCAGCAACGGCAAGGGGTACGAGTCGGCGGTGGCCTACGCGGTCGCCGAGCAGCTCGGATACGACGCGGACCAGGTCGAATGGGTGAACGTCACCTTCGACCAGATCATCGCGCCGGGCGCCAAGAGCTTCGACATCGCGATCAACCAGGTGTCGATCAGCCCGGAGCGTGCCGAGAACCTGGACTTCTCCTCCTCGTACTACGACACCGCGCAGGCAGTGGTGACGGTCGAGGGCAGCCCGGCCGCCGACGCCGCGAGCCTGGCCGACCTCAAGGACGTCAAGCTCGGCGCGATGGTCGGCACCACCAGCCTCCAGGTGGCGCAGGACGCGATCGACCCGAACACCGACATCCAGGTGTTCAACGACAACGACCAGGTGAAGCAGGCCCTGACCTCCGGCCTGGTCGACGCGATCGTCGTGGACCTGCCCACCGCGCTCTACATCACCGCGGCGGAGCTGGACGGCGGCGTGCTGGTCGGTCAGCTCCCGGCCGGTGACGACCCGGACCAGTTCGGGATCGTGCTGGACAAGGACTCCTCGCTCACCCAGCCGGTGACCGACGCGGTGGACGCCCTGCGCGAGGACGGCACGCTGGACGACCTGCAGGCCGAGTGGCTGACCGACGCCGCCGGCGCACCGGTCCTCAAGTAA
- a CDS encoding LacI family DNA-binding transcriptional regulator: MSRPTLADVATRAGVSVSTASLAFSGAGPIAEATKQRVLTAAAELDYSGPNPLGRQLRSGRSGIVGVVVGDALKRSFRDPVSVQLLDGLVDTIAPAGLGVLLIPGPTGADEPAVDPLIESAAMDVAVMIWGGTTEDPTLQALRRRGIPAVVVEGHELGDIVTVGIDDRDGVAALARHLLDLGHQRIATVTLPFGPDRRSAVADQDRIADIRWKIAERRLAGLADAGVRPTAVYETPASLVEHGTAAAHALLSGDPAERPTAIVAQSDLLASGVVIGARELGLRVPEDVSVAGFDGLDLPWLTPDVLTTVEQPIAEKGAVVGRAVQRLLAGEQPEDAVLPVSLRIGSTTGPAPSL; this comes from the coding sequence GTGTCACGACCCACCCTCGCCGACGTCGCGACCCGGGCCGGGGTGTCGGTCTCCACCGCCTCCCTCGCCTTCTCCGGCGCCGGGCCGATCGCGGAGGCCACGAAGCAGCGGGTGCTCACCGCCGCCGCGGAGCTCGACTACTCGGGGCCCAATCCGCTCGGTCGCCAGCTGCGCTCCGGCCGGTCCGGGATCGTCGGCGTCGTCGTCGGCGATGCGCTCAAGCGGTCGTTCCGTGACCCGGTGTCGGTGCAGTTGCTGGACGGCCTGGTCGACACCATCGCCCCGGCCGGGCTGGGGGTGCTGCTGATCCCGGGCCCGACCGGCGCGGACGAACCCGCGGTGGACCCGCTGATCGAGTCCGCGGCGATGGATGTCGCGGTGATGATCTGGGGCGGCACCACCGAGGACCCCACGCTCCAGGCCCTGCGCCGACGGGGCATCCCGGCAGTGGTGGTCGAGGGACACGAGCTGGGCGACATCGTCACGGTGGGCATCGACGACCGTGACGGGGTCGCCGCCCTGGCCCGACACCTGCTCGACCTCGGTCACCAGCGGATCGCGACCGTCACACTGCCCTTCGGGCCCGATCGCCGGTCGGCGGTGGCGGATCAGGACCGGATCGCCGACATCCGGTGGAAGATCGCCGAACGACGACTGGCGGGACTGGCAGACGCCGGGGTGCGGCCCACCGCGGTCTACGAGACCCCGGCCTCGCTGGTCGAACACGGGACCGCCGCCGCCCACGCCCTGTTGTCCGGTGACCCGGCCGAGCGACCGACCGCCATCGTGGCCCAGTCCGACCTGCTGGCCTCCGGCGTGGTGATCGGTGCCCGGGAGTTGGGCCTGCGGGTGCCGGAGGACGTGTCGGTCGCCGGTTTCGACGGGCTGGACCTGCCGTGGCTCACCCCGGACGTGCTGACCACGGTGGAGCAGCCGATCGCGGAGAAGGGCGCCGTGGTGGGGAGGGCGGTGCAGCGGCTCCTGGCGGGCGAGCAGCCCGAGGATGCCGTGCTGCCGGTGAGCCTGCGGATCGGCAGCACGACGGGTCCGGCGCCTAGCCTCTGA
- the htpX gene encoding zinc metalloprotease HtpX produces the protein MGHRHYNGLKTALLFGVLWAVLLGIGAVIANGRFIWVFAIFGLATTAYSYWNSDKIAIRSMHARPVSEIEQPVMYRIVRELSTEARQPMPRLYVSPTAAPNAFATGRNPRNAAVCCTEGILVILDERELRGVLGHELMHVYNRDILTSSIAAAVAGVITSIAQIALIFGGGTDRERGGNPFAALLTALLAPFAATLIQLAISRTREYDADEDGAKLTGDPLALASALRKLEAGTQARPLPQERDLVDVSHLMIANPFKGGGVGKLFATHPPMADRIARLERMAGDIGGITRY, from the coding sequence ATGGGTCACCGGCACTACAACGGCTTGAAGACCGCGCTGCTGTTCGGCGTGCTGTGGGCGGTGCTGCTCGGCATCGGTGCGGTGATCGCCAACGGCCGGTTCATCTGGGTGTTCGCGATCTTCGGACTCGCGACCACCGCCTACTCGTACTGGAACTCGGACAAGATCGCGATCCGGTCGATGCACGCCCGGCCGGTGTCGGAGATCGAGCAGCCCGTGATGTACCGGATCGTGCGCGAGCTCTCCACCGAGGCTCGTCAGCCGATGCCGCGGCTGTACGTGTCGCCCACCGCCGCCCCGAACGCCTTCGCGACCGGCCGCAATCCGCGCAATGCCGCGGTCTGCTGCACCGAGGGCATCCTGGTGATCCTGGACGAGCGCGAACTGCGTGGGGTGCTCGGCCACGAACTGATGCACGTCTACAACCGCGACATCCTCACCTCGTCCATCGCCGCCGCCGTGGCCGGAGTCATCACCTCCATCGCCCAGATCGCCCTGATCTTCGGCGGCGGCACCGACCGGGAGCGGGGCGGCAACCCGTTCGCCGCGCTGCTGACCGCTCTGCTCGCCCCGTTCGCGGCCACCCTGATCCAGCTCGCGATCAGCCGGACCCGGGAGTACGACGCGGACGAGGACGGCGCGAAGCTCACCGGCGACCCGCTGGCGCTCGCCTCCGCACTGCGCAAGCTCGAGGCCGGCACCCAGGCCCGACCGCTGCCGCAGGAGCGCGACCTGGTGGACGTCTCGCACCTGATGATCGCCAACCCGTTCAAGGGCGGCGGCGTCGGCAAGCTGTTCGCCACCCACCCGCCGATGGCCGACCGGATCGCCCGGCTGGAGCGGATGGCCGGGGACATCGGCGGCATCACGCGGTACTGA
- a CDS encoding MFS transporter, translating into MSIPRPRTPRGERGPVDPVVARARWLLLGLFMLTGLMFSSWLARIPAVRTALGMSEAELGGILIAGSIGSLATVSLAGWMVTRFGGRVVLYLSTAAFSLAYVLIGLGPTFHSVPVLAVGIFLSGAAFALGNVPLNVETAAVERRLGRTVLPQFHAAFSIGSVVGSGIGALAAHAQVPLLVQFTVTAVVGAVWRLASVPGAVLDSLPPDPARRAEARAARGPRTLRLRGVRRTARPGSALHAWREPRTLLIGVVIMSAALSEGSANDWLALAVVDGFEQTEAIGAAMFGVFVGAMTAVRLLGTTLIDRYGRVTVLRTSGVVSLLGLVLFGFAPSLPLAAVGIVLWGFGAALTVPIGIAAASDDPLQAAARVSVVSSFSSTASLAAPPLLGLAAEAMGARHALLLITVSMVTSVLLARVVARQEQPAPATLEPATP; encoded by the coding sequence GTGAGTATCCCCCGTCCGCGCACACCCCGGGGTGAGCGTGGCCCGGTCGACCCGGTCGTGGCACGCGCCCGGTGGTTGCTGCTCGGCCTGTTCATGCTGACCGGGCTGATGTTCTCCTCCTGGCTCGCCCGCATCCCCGCGGTCCGCACGGCGCTCGGGATGAGCGAGGCCGAACTGGGCGGCATCCTGATCGCCGGGTCCATCGGCTCGCTGGCCACCGTCTCCCTGGCCGGGTGGATGGTCACCCGGTTCGGCGGTCGCGTGGTGCTGTACCTGTCGACGGCCGCATTCTCGCTCGCCTATGTGCTGATCGGGCTGGGGCCGACCTTCCACTCGGTGCCGGTGCTCGCGGTGGGCATCTTCCTGTCCGGCGCCGCCTTCGCCCTGGGCAACGTGCCGCTGAACGTGGAGACCGCCGCGGTGGAGCGACGGCTCGGGCGCACGGTGCTGCCGCAGTTCCACGCGGCGTTCTCGATCGGTTCGGTCGTCGGCTCCGGGATCGGCGCGCTGGCGGCGCACGCGCAGGTGCCGCTGCTGGTGCAGTTCACCGTGACCGCCGTGGTCGGCGCCGTGTGGCGGCTCGCATCGGTGCCCGGCGCGGTGCTCGACTCCCTGCCGCCCGACCCCGCACGCCGGGCCGAGGCCCGGGCCGCCCGTGGTCCGCGCACCCTGCGGCTTCGTGGCGTGCGACGCACCGCCCGACCGGGCTCCGCGCTGCACGCCTGGCGCGAGCCGCGCACCCTGCTGATCGGCGTGGTCATCATGTCCGCCGCCCTGTCCGAGGGATCGGCGAACGACTGGCTCGCCCTCGCGGTGGTCGACGGCTTCGAGCAGACCGAGGCGATCGGTGCGGCGATGTTCGGGGTGTTCGTCGGCGCGATGACCGCCGTCCGGCTGCTCGGCACCACCCTGATCGACCGCTACGGCCGGGTGACCGTGCTGCGCACCTCCGGTGTGGTGTCCCTGCTTGGCCTGGTGCTCTTCGGCTTCGCGCCCTCGCTGCCGCTGGCCGCCGTCGGCATCGTGCTGTGGGGCTTCGGCGCCGCGCTCACCGTGCCGATCGGGATCGCCGCCGCCTCCGACGACCCGCTGCAGGCGGCGGCCCGAGTGTCGGTGGTCTCCTCCTTCAGCTCCACCGCCTCCCTGGCTGCCCCGCCGCTGCTCGGCCTGGCCGCCGAGGCGATGGGTGCCCGGCACGCCCTGCTGCTGATCACCGTGTCGATGGTGACCAGCGTGCTGCTGGCCCGGGTGGTCGCTCGCCAGGAACAGCCGGCACCTGCCACCCTCGAACCCGCCACCCCCTGA
- a CDS encoding adenosine deaminase — protein sequence MRDLALLPKAHLHLHFTGSMRVSTLAEMAAERGVRLPATLLDGVGLRVPADERGWFRFQRLYDAARACVRGEADLRRIVREAAVDDAAEGSGRLEIQVDPTSYAAGVGGITPALEIVLDEARSAWQDTGTEVGVIVAASRMRHPMDARTLARLAARHAGDGPGEVIGFGLSNDERRGDTAEFGAAFAIARRAGLASVPHGGELLGPSHVTEVLDHLHPDRLGHGVRSSEDPDLLHRVVDAGIALEVCPASNVSLGVYPDPESVPLRALVDAGAQIALGADDPLLFGSRLVEQYATAREVHGFTDEQLADLARSSIRASRASDATRDRLLAGVDTWLSSP from the coding sequence ATGCGAGACCTCGCGCTGCTGCCGAAGGCGCACCTGCACCTGCACTTCACCGGGTCCATGCGCGTGTCCACCCTGGCCGAGATGGCCGCCGAACGCGGGGTGCGGCTGCCCGCGACCCTGCTGGACGGGGTCGGGCTGCGGGTCCCGGCCGACGAACGCGGCTGGTTCCGGTTCCAGCGGCTGTACGACGCGGCCCGCGCCTGCGTGCGGGGCGAGGCGGATCTGCGCCGGATCGTGCGCGAGGCGGCGGTGGACGACGCGGCGGAGGGCTCCGGGCGGCTGGAGATCCAGGTCGACCCCACCTCCTACGCCGCCGGGGTCGGTGGCATCACCCCGGCCCTGGAGATCGTGCTGGACGAGGCCCGCTCGGCCTGGCAGGACACCGGCACCGAGGTCGGGGTGATCGTGGCGGCCTCCCGGATGCGGCACCCGATGGACGCCCGCACCCTGGCCCGGCTGGCGGCCCGCCACGCCGGGGACGGACCGGGCGAGGTGATCGGCTTCGGACTGAGCAACGACGAGCGGCGTGGTGACACGGCCGAGTTCGGCGCCGCCTTCGCCATCGCCCGGCGCGCGGGGCTGGCCTCCGTGCCGCACGGCGGAGAGCTGCTCGGGCCCTCGCACGTCACCGAGGTACTGGACCACCTGCACCCGGATCGTCTCGGACACGGCGTGCGGTCGAGCGAGGACCCGGACCTGCTGCACCGGGTGGTCGACGCCGGGATCGCCCTCGAGGTGTGCCCGGCGTCGAACGTCTCGCTCGGGGTCTACCCGGACCCGGAGTCGGTGCCGCTGCGCGCGCTGGTCGACGCCGGGGCGCAGATCGCCCTCGGCGCCGACGACCCGCTGCTGTTCGGCAGCCGCCTGGTCGAGCAGTACGCGACGGCGCGCGAGGTGCACGGCTTCACCGACGAGCAGCTGGCCGACCTGGCACGGTCGTCCATCCGCGCGTCCCGCGCCTCGGACGCCACCCGCGACCGCCTGCTCGCCGGGGTCGACACCTGGCTCAGCTCCCCCTGA
- a CDS encoding MaoC family dehydratase, with protein MPTLSELAVGQEVARRTLTVDRSRLVRYAGASGDFNPIHWNQRFATEVGLPGVIAHGMWTMGAASSVVADWLGDPGAILDYQTRFARTVPVPDPGEAEVEVVAVVGAMDPESGTARIDLTVTCDGARVLAKCQALVRLG; from the coding sequence ATGCCCACGCTGAGCGAGCTCGCCGTCGGCCAGGAGGTCGCCCGCCGCACCCTCACCGTCGACCGGTCCCGGCTGGTCCGGTACGCGGGTGCCAGCGGCGACTTCAACCCGATCCACTGGAACCAGCGGTTCGCCACCGAGGTCGGCCTCCCGGGTGTGATCGCGCACGGCATGTGGACGATGGGCGCCGCGAGCTCCGTCGTCGCCGACTGGCTCGGCGACCCCGGCGCGATCCTGGACTACCAGACCCGCTTCGCTCGCACGGTGCCGGTGCCCGATCCCGGCGAGGCCGAGGTCGAGGTGGTCGCCGTGGTGGGTGCGATGGACCCGGAGTCCGGCACCGCCAGGATCGATCTCACCGTCACCTGCGACGGTGCCCGCGTCCTGGCCAAGTGCCAGGCGCTCGTCCGTCTGGGCTGA
- the rpmG gene encoding 50S ribosomal protein L33 → MASKSSDVRPKITLACTECKERNYITKKNRRNDPDRLEMKKFCPRDGRHTLHRETR, encoded by the coding sequence ATGGCCAGCAAGAGCTCGGACGTCCGTCCGAAGATCACGCTCGCATGCACGGAGTGCAAGGAGCGGAACTACATCACCAAGAAGAACCGTCGGAACGACCCCGACCGCCTGGAGATGAAGAAGTTCTGCCCCCGCGACGGCCGTCACACGCTGCACCGCGAGACCCGCTGA
- a CDS encoding MaoC family dehydratase N-terminal domain-containing protein — protein sequence MAVNAEFAGREYPPNAPYEVGREKLREFAEAVGATHPAHTDPAAAQALGHPDVIAPPTFAVVVAQRAEAQLIQDPAAGIDFSRVVHADERFVHHRPIHAGDRLVTVLHVDAITERAGLSMITTRCVISTESGEPVASVTSTLAVRGEDA from the coding sequence GTGGCCGTCAACGCTGAGTTCGCCGGGCGGGAATACCCGCCGAACGCACCGTACGAGGTCGGCCGCGAGAAGCTCCGCGAGTTCGCGGAGGCCGTCGGGGCGACGCACCCGGCGCACACCGATCCCGCCGCCGCCCAGGCGCTCGGCCACCCGGACGTCATCGCTCCGCCCACCTTCGCGGTGGTCGTGGCGCAGCGTGCCGAGGCCCAGCTGATCCAGGACCCGGCGGCCGGGATCGACTTCAGTCGCGTCGTGCACGCCGACGAGCGCTTCGTGCACCACCGTCCGATCCATGCCGGCGACCGGCTGGTGACGGTGCTGCACGTCGACGCGATCACCGAGCGCGCAGGGCTGTCGATGATCACCACCCGCTGCGTGATCTCCACCGAGTCCGGTGAGCCGGTCGCCTCGGTCACCTCCACCCTCGCCGTGCGCGGAGAGGACGCCTGA
- a CDS encoding MFS transporter: protein MTTTHPQVRAASFAVFAVFVLNGANFSSWAARLPAVRDGLDLQPAQMGLLLLIGSLGSIVALPLSGLIVTRLGAARTVLTFALVNACGYLLAALGVGLGQVPVVAAALVLCGIGTGVWDASMNLEGALVEQRLGRTVMPRYHAGFSVGTVAAAGIAALAAAARVPVWIHLPLVVLVTTVGVFFAVRKFLPVDHAETGTVAADGPKQSVFAAWLEPRTLLIGLVVLAAALTEGAGNDWLSLAVVDGFAQSDTVGAVSFGIFVAAMTAMRFLGTGLLDRFGRVVVLRLCAGLALVGLLIFGLVPTDMLWLAVIGAVLWGMGAALGFPVGMSAASDDPLRAAARVSVVSTIGYTAFLAGPPLLGLLADHVGYRHALLVIAAPIVIGLLVVKVAAPPVTAKTPTVGA, encoded by the coding sequence ATGACGACCACCCACCCGCAGGTCCGTGCCGCCTCCTTCGCCGTGTTCGCGGTCTTCGTGCTCAACGGCGCGAACTTCTCCAGCTGGGCGGCCCGACTGCCCGCGGTCCGGGACGGTCTGGACCTGCAACCCGCGCAGATGGGTCTGCTGCTGCTGATCGGCTCGCTCGGGTCGATCGTCGCCCTGCCGCTGTCCGGGCTGATCGTGACCCGGCTCGGTGCGGCGCGGACCGTGCTGACCTTCGCCCTGGTGAACGCCTGCGGCTACCTGCTCGCCGCGCTCGGCGTCGGACTGGGACAGGTCCCGGTGGTCGCCGCCGCCCTGGTGCTGTGCGGCATCGGCACCGGGGTGTGGGACGCGTCGATGAACCTGGAGGGCGCGCTGGTCGAACAGCGGCTCGGCCGGACCGTGATGCCGCGGTACCACGCCGGGTTCTCGGTCGGCACGGTGGCAGCCGCCGGGATCGCCGCCCTCGCGGCCGCCGCGCGGGTGCCGGTGTGGATCCACCTGCCGCTGGTGGTCCTGGTCACCACGGTCGGTGTGTTCTTCGCGGTGCGGAAGTTCCTGCCCGTCGACCACGCCGAGACCGGGACGGTGGCCGCCGACGGGCCGAAGCAGTCGGTCTTCGCCGCCTGGCTGGAGCCCCGCACGCTGCTGATCGGCCTGGTGGTCCTGGCGGCCGCCCTCACCGAGGGTGCCGGGAACGACTGGTTGAGCCTGGCGGTGGTGGACGGCTTCGCGCAGAGCGACACGGTCGGCGCGGTGTCCTTCGGCATCTTCGTGGCGGCGATGACCGCGATGCGCTTCCTCGGCACCGGGCTGCTGGACCGGTTCGGCCGGGTCGTGGTGCTGCGGCTGTGTGCCGGGCTGGCGCTGGTCGGCCTGCTGATCTTCGGCCTGGTGCCCACCGACATGCTCTGGCTCGCGGTGATCGGGGCGGTGCTGTGGGGGATGGGTGCCGCCCTCGGCTTCCCGGTCGGGATGAGCGCCGCCTCCGACGACCCGCTGCGGGCGGCGGCCCGGGTGTCAGTGGTCTCGACCATCGGCTACACCGCGTTCCTGGCCGGTCCGCCGCTGCTCGGTCTGCTCGCCGACCACGTGGGTTACCGGCACGCACTGCTGGTGATCGCGGCGCCGATCGTCATCGGACTGCTCGTGGTGAAGGTCGCCGCCCCGCCGGTCACCGCCAAGACGCCTACCGTAGGGGCATGA